ATCAGTACTCCCCCCCAGATATCACACAGTTTGAAGAATTAGAATTTAAGTTAGACACGGTTTTATTTTTTCCTAATGATAATTTAGGTGTGGTTATTCATCGGGGTTCGACGCAAGTAAGTCATCCACAAGGGCAAGATATCGAAGGACTCCTGTTAGCTCATCAAGGTTTAACAGAGAAAGATAAACCGCAGCAATTTTACTTTGATGACTACTGCAACCGTACAAACCCGGCGTTGAGTTACAAATATCTACTTGATTCTCGCTCTTTATTGCCGATTAATATTCAATGTGGTTTTCAAGCTTTCCAAGAGAATATCCCAAATGAGGCTTCGTTAGCCGATAATATGTCGACATTTGCTGGTGGACAAAAAGATGCCGCTGAGCTTAAAGCCGCGCAAGCAATTGAGCAGCAAGAACAAGAATTAAGGCAATTAGGCAAAAACGATGAAGCTGAGCAATTAAAAAATGCCACAGGGGCTAAAAAGAATTCCCAGCCGCTTCCTGCAGAAGCGGTTAAACTCGCGGCAATAGCCGATAAAATATTGCCCGGTGCAAAAGATGGAAAAATCACCGCGCAAAATATCGACCTGACGTCATTGAATATGGATGCAATGGAAGATATGAATAACGCCATGGTCGATATGGCAAAGCAGAAAAAACAAGCAGCCATTGACGAACTGACACAGCAAATTGCCCGGTTGAAAAAAGAGGCAGCCTTTGTTCCTGGTATTCAATCATCAATTGCTCAGCTTGAAAATATTCTAGAAGAATTAACTCTACCACCTGTACTGCCAAGGGTTAATAAGCAAGATTTAGCAAATATAAGAGCAAGCATCCAACAAGCATCTCAGCCAATGGCTGAGATGCTCGCTAATCGTCAAACAGCAGTCATTGGGCTCTCGGATGAACAAAAAGATAAACTGAGCACACTGCAAGACAAAGTGAATTCGCCAGATATTGACAATAAACTCAGTGATGCATTCGATTTTATAAAAGACAGTTATTTAACGGGGGCGCATTTCATCAACCGCGCTCGCTCCCCTCATCCACAACAAGAACATAAAAAAGTACACAGCCTAGTGAATGCTTTAAATGAACAGCTGCCACTGACTGATTATGACTACGCTTTTTGCACAATAAAAGGGCTTAGCTTTAAGCAAATCAGCCTAGTTGCTGCTTACTTTGAGTTTTCCAATCTGGAATCACTTGTATTTGAACAGACAGATCTTCGATTTGTGAATTTTGCAAATAGTAAGCTCAAACATTCTTTTTTTACCGCGTGTTTAATGACTTCAGTCAATTTAGGCGCAGGAGTGTATGACTCATGTCATTTTAATCAAATCCAATTTGATGAGGTGACCTTTGCTAAGTCTGTGTTTAGACAGTGTACTTTCACTGAATGCACCTTTAGTGAACGCCAAGATGCGTGGTTAGAAACACAGCTGATTGGTTGCCGATTTGTTCATTGCACTCTCAAAAAACAACAATTTATAGAGTTAAATTCACCCGAATGTGAGTTCATAGAATGTGATTTAACTGAGAGTAATTTTATCAAACCCATTTTAAGCCATAGCATGTTTAAACAATGCTGTTTAGATAGCGTGAATGTCGTAATGGGGCAGTTAGATAACGTCAGTTTTACTCAGTCGATGTTAACCAATACGCGGTTTGTTGGTGGGTGCCAAATGCAGCATTGTAATTTTAATGGGGCGACCGTTCATGGGAGTAATTTAAGAGAATGCGATTTAACCGCGACAACCTTTGTTCAAAGTGATGTCTCGTCCTCGGACTTTGGTGGCTCACTTTTAAATCATGTGAACTTTCATCATAGTATTGCAAAGCAAAGCCAGTTTTGTGAAACCAAGCTGCGTCAGTGTAATTTCACTAAGGCTGACTTATTTGAAGCAAACCTGATGAATGCAGATTTAAGAGATAGCCGTTTTAACAATGCCAATATGTATAACGTCAATTTTTTAAATGCCACTGTCGCCAAAACCGATTTTGGCGGTGCTAATTTAGAAAAAACATTGTTTGAAAATTGGAGGCCCATTTTTGAATAAACACTTACTTGAAAAACAAATTAAGGGAAAAGCAGACGTTCCCCCGATGATTGATAGTCAGTCTTTTAAACGGCAAGATTTATCGAATGTCGATTTATCTGGCGGCGTATTTTCAAAGTCAGAGTTTATGGGGGCAGATTTTTCTGGGAGCAATTTGTCACAGGCGAGTTTTGTTGATTGCGATTTCAGCCAAGCAATATTGAATAATACACGCCTTGATGAAACAAATTTTATGCGCTGTATTTTCAACGACGCACAGTTAAGCGAGCTTTCAATTAAGCAGACTAATTTTATTGAAAGTGATGTGAGTCATGCCAACTTTAGTTATGCGACGTTTTGCCAAATTAATTGTGTGAAGAGTCTATTTAATTCAACTAATTTTACCGGTGCAAATTTTAAAGAGTCGAATTTTGTCGATAGTGATTTTTCTGCTGCAAACCTTGAATCATCGACGCACTTTAGAACTAACTTTATCAATATTATTTTTTCTGATATTCGCTTAAATAGTGCGATTCTTGAATTAGTACTTTTCCAAAATGCCATATTTACCGCATTTGATTTTACTAAAGTGAATTTTAAGATATGTCAGTTTAGAGAATCAAAATTAGAGCAGTGTAATTTTTCTCAATGTGATTTAACACAAACAGGCTTTATGGAAGCTGAGCTTACATCGGCTAACTTTAATCAAGCAGTACTAAATAACACCCTTTTTATCAAGGCGAACTTAACTCAATGTGATTTTAGTTGGACACATTTAGAGCAGGCTCTCTTTAATGAAGCTAAACTCAATGAAGCCAAATTTATTGGTGCAAATTTAAAGCAAGCTCAATTAGTCAAAGCGCAAATAAAAGGCAGTAATTTTGAAGGTGCAAACCTGATGTATGCAGATTTTTCTCATGCAGACTTGTCTAATAGTCATTTTAAAAAAGCTGAACTGTTTCGATGTAATTTGCACGCAGTCATCGAAAACCATACCGATTGGCAACAAGCAAACCGAACAGCTGCGCTGGAAACTGATACTAAAAAAGCACAGGCCGAATCATTTAAGGCTTAAGGTAGGTACAAATGAATGAGCAACATAATGTCGTGTCAATTCAATCAAGTGGGACGAATCTTGAAACGGCACGGATCAAGTTTATACAAAATACTCATTGCGTATTACAAAGTGACCAAGGAATACATCATGCCGAGGTTGCTGCAAGTTGCTTGTTAAC
This Pseudoalteromonas ulvae UL12 DNA region includes the following protein-coding sequences:
- a CDS encoding DUF2169 family type VI secretion system accessory protein; the protein is MKIIKSLQASLLNKTFQYNHKHFFVLSSLWGFRLDSGEAVLEQDLWQAIGESLGKNTLLDQAMPKDQAEYLVFGSAQSLQERPTGQLDVVVEFAGLKKHLVVYGDRYWKGAGAFSYPSEPTPFTTMPIDYQHAFGGETEHYNTEGLGCAEIEKNNICLHWLANIEHANHPVTSKANDYQPASFLPLDQSWPMQQALCGTYDDEYLQNHMPGLAPDIDWRFFNVAAQDQRFDGYLHGDEPFAISGMHHQKGLLKGVLPKVKPRGFIVRKPHEKIEAIELIDQYSPPDITQFEELEFKLDTVLFFPNDNLGVVIHRGSTQVSHPQGQDIEGLLLAHQGLTEKDKPQQFYFDDYCNRTNPALSYKYLLDSRSLLPINIQCGFQAFQENIPNEASLADNMSTFAGGQKDAAELKAAQAIEQQEQELRQLGKNDEAEQLKNATGAKKNSQPLPAEAVKLAAIADKILPGAKDGKITAQNIDLTSLNMDAMEDMNNAMVDMAKQKKQAAIDELTQQIARLKKEAAFVPGIQSSIAQLENILEELTLPPVLPRVNKQDLANIRASIQQASQPMAEMLANRQTAVIGLSDEQKDKLSTLQDKVNSPDIDNKLSDAFDFIKDSYLTGAHFINRARSPHPQQEHKKVHSLVNALNEQLPLTDYDYAFCTIKGLSFKQISLVAAYFEFSNLESLVFEQTDLRFVNFANSKLKHSFFTACLMTSVNLGAGVYDSCHFNQIQFDEVTFAKSVFRQCTFTECTFSERQDAWLETQLIGCRFVHCTLKKQQFIELNSPECEFIECDLTESNFIKPILSHSMFKQCCLDSVNVVMGQLDNVSFTQSMLTNTRFVGGCQMQHCNFNGATVHGSNLRECDLTATTFVQSDVSSSDFGGSLLNHVNFHHSIAKQSQFCETKLRQCNFTKADLFEANLMNADLRDSRFNNANMYNVNFLNATVAKTDFGGANLEKTLFENWRPIFE
- a CDS encoding pentapeptide repeat-containing protein yields the protein MNKHLLEKQIKGKADVPPMIDSQSFKRQDLSNVDLSGGVFSKSEFMGADFSGSNLSQASFVDCDFSQAILNNTRLDETNFMRCIFNDAQLSELSIKQTNFIESDVSHANFSYATFCQINCVKSLFNSTNFTGANFKESNFVDSDFSAANLESSTHFRTNFINIIFSDIRLNSAILELVLFQNAIFTAFDFTKVNFKICQFRESKLEQCNFSQCDLTQTGFMEAELTSANFNQAVLNNTLFIKANLTQCDFSWTHLEQALFNEAKLNEAKFIGANLKQAQLVKAQIKGSNFEGANLMYADFSHADLSNSHFKKAELFRCNLHAVIENHTDWQQANRTAALETDTKKAQAESFKA